The following proteins come from a genomic window of Methanocella conradii HZ254:
- a CDS encoding PHP domain-containing protein, whose amino-acid sequence MLIDTHVHTNYSDGLYAAEQVVVTASSGGIGLLSITDHDCVDAYPDAARLAEGMGIKMVHGVEMTTKYEQGFSCVHVVGLGIDINSDVRRVLRRVADARDDSDRRFLENLNRHFEAKYPGWEPTVGIKPSVFQSMMANARRQGIMISEKELMGIFMDSKLWVPIEYEVTMEEAVSYIKGWGGVPVLAHPFDFGNDTSLLLKRFLVAGGEAIELCKYRYKVRNESLGGLSMRELLDKERKMNEWTARQAKKHGLRLTMASDYHGSGEMGMDPSEYGVDVTWLYDL is encoded by the coding sequence ATGTTAATAGACACCCATGTCCACACTAACTATAGCGATGGCCTGTACGCGGCTGAGCAGGTGGTAGTCACAGCCTCGTCGGGCGGCATAGGCCTGCTGAGCATAACCGACCACGACTGCGTTGACGCCTATCCCGACGCGGCGAGGCTTGCAGAAGGCATGGGCATCAAAATGGTCCACGGCGTCGAGATGACCACGAAGTACGAGCAGGGCTTTAGCTGCGTCCACGTCGTAGGGCTGGGCATCGACATAAATAGCGACGTGAGGCGGGTGCTGCGCAGGGTTGCAGACGCCAGGGACGACTCGGATAGGCGCTTCCTGGAGAACCTGAATAGGCACTTTGAGGCTAAGTACCCGGGCTGGGAGCCGACGGTCGGGATAAAGCCAAGCGTCTTTCAAAGCATGATGGCGAACGCCAGGAGGCAGGGCATAATGATCAGCGAAAAGGAGCTTATGGGCATCTTCATGGATTCGAAATTATGGGTGCCCATCGAGTACGAGGTCACGATGGAGGAGGCCGTATCCTACATAAAGGGGTGGGGAGGCGTGCCCGTGCTGGCGCACCCGTTCGACTTCGGGAATGACACCAGCCTTTTATTAAAGAGGTTTCTGGTGGCGGGCGGAGAGGCCATAGAGCTTTGCAAGTACCGCTATAAGGTGAGGAATGAAAGCCTGGGAGGCCTTTCCATGAGAGAGCTGCTAGATAAGGAGCGCAAGATGAACGAGTGGACGGCCAGGCAGGCCAAAAAGCATGGGCTGAGGCTGACGATGGCGTCCGACTACCACGGGTCCGGGGAGATGGGGATGGACCCGTCAGAGTATGGCGTAGACGTCACATGGCTATATGACCTTTGA